In Bubalus bubalis isolate 160015118507 breed Murrah chromosome 3, NDDB_SH_1, whole genome shotgun sequence, a genomic segment contains:
- the TSPAN10 gene encoding tetraspanin-10 has protein sequence MEEGERSPLLSQESGGQESPLAGSSPLTSSRPGLAPWEDPAWRAGLGGFLACLLPSESSCLKCLLFLSNFLFSLLSLLALAIGLWGLAVKGSLGSSWGSPLPADPMLGLVLGGLAVSVVSLAGCLGALCENTFLLRCFSGGVLAFLVLEAVVGALVVALWGQLQDGLEHVLHLAITHYQDDPDLCFLIDQVQLGLQCCGAASYQDWQRNLYFNCSSPGVQACSLPASCCVDPWEGGASVNDQCGFGALGLDEDAAQRVVHLEGCGPPLLQWLRSNIRTVGCYAIVAVLVQGMELLLAIQLVRALTVHKGVAGSGGLSGGTPDPMSRPLLNWSRSDQLGGQKTPKGWGLGPQASPPLPGQMSE, from the exons AtggaggagggggaaaggagCCCCCTGCTGTCCCAG GAGTCTGGAGGTCAGGAATCACCCCTCGCCGGGAGCAGCCCCCTCACTTCCAGTCGCCCAGGACTAGCTCCCTGGGAGGACCCGGCCTGGAGGGCAGGCCTTGGGGGGTTCCTGGCCTGCTTGCTCCCCTCAGAAAGCAGCTGCCTCAAGTGCCTACTCTTCTTGTCCAACTTCCTCTTCTCCCTGCTCAGCCTGCTGGCCCTGGCCATCGGGCTCTGGGGCCTGGCTGTCAAGGGGTCTCTGGGGAGTAGTTGGGGGTCCCCCCTGCCCGCAGACCCCATGCTGGGACTGGTGCTGGGTGGGCTGGCGGTCAGCGTggtgagcctggcgggctgcctgGGTGCCCTCTGTGAGAACACCTTTCTGCTGCGCTGCTTCTCCGGGGGGGTCCTTGCCTTCCTGGTGCTGGAGGCCGTGGTGGGGGCCCTGGTGGTGGCCCTCTGGGGTCAGTTACAGGATGGCCTGGAGCACGTCCTGCACCTGGCCATCACCCACTACCAAGACGACCCAGACCTGTGCTTCCTCATCGACCAAGTCCAGCTGGGGCTGCAGTGCTGTGGGGCGGCCTCCTACCAGGACTGGCAGCGGAACCT GTACTTTAACTGCAGCTCCCCCGGGGTCCAGGCCTGCAGCCTTCCTGCCTCCTGCTGCGTTGACCCCTGGGAAGGCGGAGCCTCTGTCAATGACCAGTGCGGCTTCGGGGCCCTGGGCCTGGACGAGGACGCGGCCCAGAGGGTGGTGCATCTGGAGGGCTGTGGCCCGCCACTCCTCCAGTGGCTGCGCAGTAACATCCGGACTGTGGGCTGCTATGCCATCGTGGCCGTGCTGGTCCAGGGGATGGAGCTCTTGCTGGCCATCCAGCTGGTGAGGGCCCTGACTGTCCACAAGGGGGTAGCAGGGAGTGGGGGCCTGTCCGGAGGAACCCCAGACCCAATGTCCCGCCCTCTGCTAAACTGGTCCCGGTCTGACCAGCTGGGGGGACAAAAGACCCCAAAAGGATGGGGTCTGGGGCCGcaggcctcccctcccctcccagggcagATGTCAGAGTAA